A part of Oncorhynchus gorbuscha isolate QuinsamMale2020 ecotype Even-year linkage group LG09, OgorEven_v1.0, whole genome shotgun sequence genomic DNA contains:
- the LOC124043711 gene encoding uncharacterized protein LOC124043711 isoform X1 yields the protein MTTASSSGQSSFGLSRRKKAPGLMDQISTFFGGDKKKGSKGSFRGHATSPKPAPRRRANENAVMHFFRSLSPQVTSSPHPKSRWRKVLGLATPPRADATKSPHRRRRDQGTLSKIFNLETKSRPPPKRWSTIF from the exons ATGACCACAGCGAGTAGCTCAGGGCAAAGCTCATTTGGACTGAGCAGGAGGAAGAAGGCCCCTGGTCTGATGGATCAGATTAGCACTTTCTTTGGAGGCGACAAAAAGAAAGGGAGCAAG GGGTCCTTCCGGGGTCATGCCACCTCCCCCAAGCCAGCCCCTCGACGTCGGGCTAATGAGAATGCCGTAATGCATTTCTTCAGGAGCTTGAGC CCTCAGGTgacatcctctccccatcccaaGTCCAGG TGGAGGAAGGTGTTGGGCTTG GCCACGCCACCGCGTGCTGATGCCACAAAGTCACCTCACAGACGCCGCAGAGACCAAGGAACACTGTCCAAAATCTTCAACCTG GAGACCAAGTCCCGCCCTCCTCCCAAACGCTGGAGCACCATCTTCTGA
- the LOC124043711 gene encoding uncharacterized protein LOC124043711 isoform X3, translated as MTTASSSGQSSFGLSRRKKAPGLMDQISTFFGGDKKKGSKGSFRGHATSPKPAPRRRANENAVMHFFRSLSPQVTSSPHPKSRWRKVLGLATPPRADATKSPHRRRRDQGTLSKIFNLW; from the exons ATGACCACAGCGAGTAGCTCAGGGCAAAGCTCATTTGGACTGAGCAGGAGGAAGAAGGCCCCTGGTCTGATGGATCAGATTAGCACTTTCTTTGGAGGCGACAAAAAGAAAGGGAGCAAG GGGTCCTTCCGGGGTCATGCCACCTCCCCCAAGCCAGCCCCTCGACGTCGGGCTAATGAGAATGCCGTAATGCATTTCTTCAGGAGCTTGAGC CCTCAGGTgacatcctctccccatcccaaGTCCAGG TGGAGGAAGGTGTTGGGCTTG GCCACGCCACCGCGTGCTGATGCCACAAAGTCACCTCACAGACGCCGCAGAGACCAAGGAACACTGTCCAAAATCTTCAACCTG TGGTGA
- the LOC124043711 gene encoding uncharacterized protein LOC124043711 isoform X4, which produces MTTASSSGQSSFGLSRRKKAPGLMDQISTFFGGDKKKGSKGSFRGHATSPKPAPRRRANENAVMHFFRSLSPQVTSSPHPKSRATPPRADATKSPHRRRRDQGTLSKIFNLW; this is translated from the exons ATGACCACAGCGAGTAGCTCAGGGCAAAGCTCATTTGGACTGAGCAGGAGGAAGAAGGCCCCTGGTCTGATGGATCAGATTAGCACTTTCTTTGGAGGCGACAAAAAGAAAGGGAGCAAG GGGTCCTTCCGGGGTCATGCCACCTCCCCCAAGCCAGCCCCTCGACGTCGGGCTAATGAGAATGCCGTAATGCATTTCTTCAGGAGCTTGAGC CCTCAGGTgacatcctctccccatcccaaGTCCAGG GCCACGCCACCGCGTGCTGATGCCACAAAGTCACCTCACAGACGCCGCAGAGACCAAGGAACACTGTCCAAAATCTTCAACCTG TGGTGA
- the LOC124043711 gene encoding uncharacterized protein LOC124043711 isoform X2: protein MTTASSSGQSSFGLSRRKKAPGLMDQISTFFGGDKKKGSKGSFRGHATSPKPAPRRRANENAVMHFFRSLSPQVTSSPHPKSRATPPRADATKSPHRRRRDQGTLSKIFNLETKSRPPPKRWSTIF, encoded by the exons ATGACCACAGCGAGTAGCTCAGGGCAAAGCTCATTTGGACTGAGCAGGAGGAAGAAGGCCCCTGGTCTGATGGATCAGATTAGCACTTTCTTTGGAGGCGACAAAAAGAAAGGGAGCAAG GGGTCCTTCCGGGGTCATGCCACCTCCCCCAAGCCAGCCCCTCGACGTCGGGCTAATGAGAATGCCGTAATGCATTTCTTCAGGAGCTTGAGC CCTCAGGTgacatcctctccccatcccaaGTCCAGG GCCACGCCACCGCGTGCTGATGCCACAAAGTCACCTCACAGACGCCGCAGAGACCAAGGAACACTGTCCAAAATCTTCAACCTG GAGACCAAGTCCCGCCCTCCTCCCAAACGCTGGAGCACCATCTTCTGA